Part of the Centroberyx gerrardi isolate f3 chromosome 11, fCenGer3.hap1.cur.20231027, whole genome shotgun sequence genome is shown below.
aaacaaacattttttttcttagtttATGAAATTTTTTGTCTTCACCGGACagctgtgtgtatctctgtgtatgTATCTAGGGGGGTATTTGAAAGTGAATTCATCTTGACTGATGTAGGTAATAAATAGCTAATGAGTCATCCCGTAAATCTCTAACCTCTCATTCAACCTTTCACCTCTGCTCCTAACCTCCGACCCTCCGCCATGTCCACTGACCCTGAATGACCCTCTACCCTCCATGCCcacttcccttccctcccctcttctcctctcctctcctctcctctcctcccctctcctctcctctcctctcctctcctctcctctcctcccctcttctcttctctcctctcctctcccctctcctctcctctctcctcccctcctcttctcccctcccctcccctcctctcctctcctcaactTTGCTACTTCACATTCCCAGGATCCCCAGGGACGCACTAACGTCTCCGAaccccctccatcctccccttcccccttttcttttctgtctctctgttctcccttcttctcttttctcttctcttctcttctcttctcttctcttctcttctcttctcttctcttctcttctcttctcttctcctgttttcttctctctgttctaTTAGCCAGGGTCTATTTACAGAATTGGCAATAGTCTTCTTTCTGCTGGCTCCAActgtttttctcactttctttccctCGCCTTTCTCCACGTCTGACTTTCTTACCCTTATTTGTCTTAATAATGTGCTTCTACAAAGCTGTCGCTCGCTACTTTGTCTGTCCTGCCTGGTtccttctgtgtgtttgttggctcctgtgtctgtatttctgtttgtctctttgtctgtgtctctctctacttctcacacacgcacacgcacacacagacacatgcacacgcacacgcactcctctctctttttccctctctcagccAGGGAGAGTTGTACTGGGATTGAATTTCAATACAGCAGGAAATATTTTCAGACATGCAGGAAATGTCTGCTGCAAAAGAACTGCTAGAATTCTTCtctacttgcacacacacacacacacacacacacacagtttataaaaatactttttttattaGAAACCCCAACACTAAACCAAACCCACATTAAAAAGAAGCAGTTAAAGAGTGTTTGTCAAGAGTTTGAATCTTCACTCCTCTTGCAGGccgtctcactctgtctctctcttattaGTGGCACACAGACAGGGGAGAGGGATCCAGGCTGCAGACAGGAACGGCACCATAGAAGAAGGGGTCTGTCAGCGGGAAGAACAGCACCAGAAACAGCAGTGCCCCCATCAGGTAGGAGAAGAGCAGTGCCGGTCGCTGAGGGTGTTTGAGGGCAGAGCTGATGTCAGGCAGGCCCTGACTGTTACAGAATGAATGGCACAAGACTGGACCCACAACATGgcctagagagagggagagagggagagagagagggacatacagagagagagagagagagagagagagagagagagagcacaactTACTCCCAATACTTTACAGATGATTTTAGAGGTTTAAAGAGGCTTATAGGTGGGTATGTTAATCAGTCAGTATGATGTTGACAGGTGGGTGGGAAAAAGGTGGGCTAGTAAACATCAATCAACCCATCAATCAACCCAccaatcattcaatcaatcaaccaatcaatcaatcaatcaagcaatcaatcaatcaatcaatcaatcaatcaaacaatctatttctatagcacatttcatgcaagTGAATGCAGCACAACGTGCTTCACAGATAAAAGGacaataaaatacagtaaagtGCAAGTTATTataaaagtgcagtaaaatatgATAGATAgggttaaaataaaataaaatacaaaacaatacagtaattatgaagaaaaatagaattgcaataataaaaacacttgGTCCACAGAAACAGTTCCTAGTTAAAggcaatggaaaaaaagatgagttttcaaTTTCCTTTTAAAAGAGCTGAGCGTTTCAACAGACCTGAGGTTTTCAGGAAGCCTGGGGCTGTATGAAGTGAAAGCAGCTTTCCCAGTCTCAGTTTCTGGTTTTAGTAACTACTAAAATATTTAGACTCAGATGACCTGAGTGATCTGCTGGGTGTGTATATCTAATAACAATGTACTTAAATTTATCTGGAGCAAGTCCATGAATGGatttagaaatcaacaaaataatcTCCAGAAATCAATTCTACATTTACAggcagccagtggagggatTTCAAAACAGGTGcaatgtgtctctctttctggttCATGTTAAAATTCTGGCAGCAGCCTTTTTTACACGTTGTAACTGTGCTGTTGACAACCTGTAGATTTCTTACATGACTTTTGGCCTTAAGAGATAGAGAGCCTAAATGGACAGTGAAGTGATTTCTCTGAGCCTCAGTGCCTCCCACCAGGATCTCCATTATCCTTATTTAGCTGTACAAAGTTAAAAGACATCCATGAATTTCTATATTCTGGTTGGTAAACATGCAGAAATGTccaccacacactcactcagtctCTCCCTCACCAGTTCTCATGAATATGAAAGCAGTGTAGGCACCAAACACAGTTGTGTACAGGAACTGCATCCCTGCAACAAAGCAAGACAAAGCAGAACTCAGAGGCTTCAAAAATGATCTTCCTATACAGAATCAGTGTGGATCCAGTCTAACTCTGTAGTTCTACCAACAGGTTTAAGTTAGGTTTAACATCCACTCCATCCTTGATACTATATTTCAAAGCTGATGTTTGAGAGATGGATGTCTTTGGTTCATGTGTTGTTTACTATGATTCTACATCTTTTGGTGTATTGTAGGTTTTTCCAGCTTTTCTTTCAAAATTCATCAACTTTGCATCATGACAGTTTGGTTTATATGAGGAGAGTTGAGCAGGCCGACTGACCTGCCACCAGGAGGATGATGCTCATACTGTCCTTTTGGAGGCGGCGTTGCTCTATGATGTGGTGGAAATGAGCTAGGAGGACAGTGTCAAAGTTGGATTGAATGCATCACATTGTGATGATTTACCATGTATGTTACAAGTAATGTGGCACTTAAGTGGATTCGTAAAAAAACACACTAAGTCAGATTCCTTGTACCTGAACTGTACGGCAGACTCACTGACAATGACAAGACATAGTATGGAAGTATTATAAGTATGAAATGCAAAGTGCAAAATGCAGCATTCAATCCAAATACAAAGTgcagcatgtactgtacattacaTTAAGTATGAGCGCAGACAAACAAAGCAGAGTTGATTGCCTATGTTATGTATTTTCATAAGCTTTTTATTCTCTTTAATGCTCTTTGTGCAAGATAAATTCATGGGCAGTGAAggttaattcatttatttgttcattctGTACTGGTAAATAAAAGCCCATCTAGGGACTAGCTTTCTGctataaatgtttttaattttttaaatgttctatgtctatgtatctgtccctcttcaaataaacattgaatgaatgaataaaggcCTGGCCTAAATCTGGTTCTGATGCTGATTCTAACTTCTATGACACTGATGTGTTTTCAGCCTGAGAATCTGAAACCCGGTTGCCATACCGACGCCGAAGAACAGCGGCGCGATGAAGATGGCAGCGGTGGGTCCGGTGCAGGGCAGCAGCATGGGCAGCATGGCCCCTCTGAACACCAGCTCCTCTGTGACCGGCGCCACCACCTGGTTCCTCAGCCACACTGCATCTCCCACACACAGCCTCCACGACTCCACATCTGGGGAAACAAAGGACACAGTAAAGAAAGACTATATGATTACTTACACACATGTAGAATCGCATGCATCTCCCAAACTCCAGTTCATTCAACCACAACACATAATTGTCAGAGCACACACACGTTCAGAAACATataggttctctctctctctctctctctctctctcacacacacacacacacacacacacacacacacacatacagttgaACTCACCCACTGCAGACTGTAGTTCCCCCATGAAGCCTTTGGGGTTGTCCATGGCAGAGTGAACCAGAGGACCGAGATAAAACACCTGAAATGTGTAGAATAAAAGCCAGTCTCTTACAACATCCAATGGAAATCAGTCTAGTTAGAATTCTAGTCTTCTTGTTTTTAGTCCCTGCTCCCTCAACTACTGCTGTCAAGGTTCACTACAGACACTTAAACCTCAACTGCTCAACTGTTCAGCAATAAAAGATCGCACCCCTCCCTGGATAGATGAAAGGTTAGAATGGTGTATTTGTTAAGTGTGTCGGTGTGTGGTTTAGGGATCCTCCTGGGTCCACATGGGAGGTCACTGAAaaaatgcatcattttaatGGAGGTAGTAAAGCTGCTCCCTATGTCGCTTTAGGAAGGGAATTTGAGCCTCTGAAATGTCAAAACAGCCTTAGTGCAGCATAAATAAAACGTTCTCAGAGGAAAACTGGCTCCGTGCAGCACTGTTTGGCTGTGGTGGTCCTGCCCTATCACCGCTTTTACAACGTGTTTTACTGTAGGTTCACTTTACttcaaaaggtttttttttttgctgatgtgTTAAGATTTACAAACACAACGTTCCTTGTGTTTGCAATTGATTATTACATAAGTGCTTTTGTCTTACCACACTAGATGGTGCAGTTTTAATGAAATCCATGACTCACCATGGTTAGCAGTAGTGGCAGTGTGGCTGCAGGAACCAAACCTTGCAGACGAACTCCCATCAGCTCCCACACGGACGCACTGACCTGGAGGGGAGAAGGTTGTAGCTTTCTGAGCAAGGTGAAAAGCTAGACCTCATAACTTTCACTTTAAATTGATTATAAAGCCAAGCCTAAgcataaccctaaccttaacctcacaGAAGACCTTATGCATCTGGCACTGGGAGTAAGGAGATTGCCCTTGAAGGAACCAGGTTCAATCCCCTGTGTTGGCAGGCAGTCACTCTGCCTTAGAGTCCTTGAGGAAGACACTCCAGCTCCTGCTGTTCGGtcgctgaccctgacctttgacctccctgtagaGGGACACCcacagacctgggtcaaagaGTAGCTGTTCTAATCTACCAGGTGCACCAGACAGATGACAGTTATGGATAATGGGCgtgcttttatccaaaatgcCAGTATGAGTGCACACAGTTTGAGCATGGATGACCctagtgggaatcaaaccccaaaccctgacAGTGGTCGAACTAGGCTCAGATGTCTTATGCTCTacacactgagtgtgtgtgtgtgtgtgtgtgtgtgtgtgtgtgtgtgtgtgtgtgtgtgtactcacccTGACATCAGCCCAGTGTGTCCATGCCTTCACCACAGCCGGTGACAGAGCAGAGACCAGCAGCACACTGACACAGCGACGCTTTATCACGCTGGGGTgatccctacacacacacacacacacacacacacacacacacacacacacacatgccagttTAGTAGCCCAGTCTGACCAGCACCATCACAGgactgctgctgtgttgtgtaCCTGGGTAAGCTGCTTCTCCAGACGTACAAACTGCCAACGTACAGACAGGCGAGCAGCAGGCAgctcagcacacacacccagcactGTATATGGGCGTGTTCTGCCTGCCTTATAAGG
Proteins encoded:
- the LOC139917134 gene encoding CAAX prenyl protease 2-like, with the protein product MLEPEYALIRQAEHAHIQCWVCVLSCLLLACLYVGSLYVWRSSLPRDHPSVIKRRCVSVLLVSALSPAVVKAWTHWADLQPSPLQVSASVWELMGVRLQGLVPAATLPLLLTMVFYLGPLVHSAMDNPKGFMGELQSAVDVESWRLCVGDAVWLRNQVVAPVTEELVFRGAMLPMLLPCTGPTAAIFIAPLFFGVAHFHHIIEQRRLQKDSMSIILLVAGMQFLYTTVFGAYTAFIFMRTGHVVGPVLCHSFCNSQGLPDISSALKHPQRPALLFSYLMGALLFLVLFFPLTDPFFYGAVPVCSLDPSPLSVCH